A part of Gemmatimonas groenlandica genomic DNA contains:
- a CDS encoding methyltransferase family protein, with product MPTSANPSPPTDRGPGVSFPPPLLFVGGLAIGVLLDLVLPLPAVIPDARWVVILGFALVAIGMACTFAGMITFRRFRTAVYPNRPATLVVDTGVYAYTRNPMYTGLTIAYLGGVLLTGVLWVLILLPAVLTLLVTQVIRREERHLRERFPEAYAAYCARVGRWF from the coding sequence ATGCCAACATCCGCGAACCCATCGCCGCCGACCGACCGCGGTCCTGGCGTATCGTTTCCGCCGCCGCTGCTGTTCGTGGGTGGCCTCGCGATTGGTGTATTACTCGATCTCGTGCTGCCGCTTCCCGCCGTCATCCCTGATGCGCGCTGGGTCGTGATCCTGGGCTTCGCACTGGTGGCCATCGGGATGGCGTGCACGTTCGCCGGCATGATCACCTTCCGTAGGTTTCGCACGGCGGTGTATCCGAATCGGCCGGCCACACTGGTGGTGGACACGGGCGTCTACGCGTACACGCGCAATCCCATGTACACGGGTCTCACCATCGCCTATCTGGGAGGCGTGCTCCTGACCGGTGTGCTGTGGGTGCTCATCCTGCTGCCGGCCGTGCTCACGCTGCTCGTCACGCAGGTCATCCGCCGGGAAGAGCGCCATTTGCGCGAACGCTTCCCCGAGGCCTACGCGGCATACTGCGCGCGAGTGGGGCGATGGTTCTGA
- a CDS encoding NosD domain-containing protein produces MVLMRVRCRRAASLAATVAVLAAAPSISRAQPVPLITPRAGLVITQSVKVRPGVYRLRASAALDSALLTIRGNHITVDLRGVTFIGSPADSAPDARQGTAIRIDGGEQIRVRGLTARGYRVGILARGTRALTLDSNDLSHSWKPRLFSLVEHESLNDWLSYHKNEQDEWLRFGAGIYLSRVTGGALHGNTVRQSMNGVLLTRTDSLDIRDNDLSYNSGLGIGLYRSSWNRIVNNRADYNVRGYSHGFFARGQDSAALLMFEQCTHNVVAYNSMTHSGDGLFLWAGQATMDTGQGGSNDNVFLVNDFSFAPTNGMEATFSRNQFIGNRVEGNTHGLWGGYSYESSVIGNCFVNNRIGIAVEHGQQNTVGANRFVGDTLAIRLWADSIEPGDWGYPKHRDTRSRAWRFVDNRFTRVKEPWRIANTGDIDSVRSVVDDTASQACDPTRLVPTTTWWRMPNIDHAPLRWPVAANALRDRGAIVVDEWGPYDWQSPKLWPLDSTHGVSVRLRVLGLAGRWRVLSRRGVATLSATSGNTGDTIVVTPTELRRGDWELTLEYRGAATVSPRGVRTARNVPQRFRYEQFEPRTTFTQRVFAWSDSTDPVKQPAAFAALLAGTPLTTRTASRMDWFWSRSRDAQIPTRRMAMEATATYDLPPGAYTLRALSDDAVRVWVDDRLVIDQFTLHETMPGYAPLTGGVHRVRAQYVQSEGWTEFRLDVVRGAVRPSSGSAGPH; encoded by the coding sequence ATGGTTCTGATGCGCGTGCGTTGCCGGCGCGCCGCCAGCCTCGCCGCCACTGTCGCCGTGCTTGCGGCCGCACCCTCGATCAGCCGTGCGCAGCCCGTGCCACTGATCACCCCACGCGCCGGGCTCGTGATCACGCAGTCGGTGAAAGTACGTCCCGGTGTGTATCGACTGCGCGCGTCCGCCGCCCTCGACTCGGCGCTGCTCACCATTCGCGGCAACCACATCACCGTCGATCTGCGCGGCGTCACGTTTATCGGCTCGCCGGCCGACAGCGCGCCAGACGCCAGGCAGGGCACCGCCATTCGCATTGACGGCGGTGAACAGATTCGCGTGCGTGGCCTCACGGCGCGCGGCTACCGCGTGGGCATTCTCGCACGGGGCACGCGCGCGTTGACGCTCGATAGCAACGACCTCAGTCATAGCTGGAAGCCGCGCCTGTTCAGCCTCGTGGAGCACGAGAGCCTGAACGACTGGCTGTCGTATCACAAGAACGAGCAGGACGAGTGGCTGCGCTTCGGCGCCGGCATCTACCTCTCGCGCGTGACCGGCGGCGCGCTGCACGGCAACACCGTGCGACAAAGCATGAATGGTGTGCTGCTCACGCGCACCGACTCGCTCGATATCCGCGACAACGACCTCTCGTACAACTCCGGACTCGGCATCGGTCTGTACCGGTCGAGCTGGAACCGCATCGTGAACAATCGCGCCGACTACAACGTACGCGGCTATTCCCACGGGTTCTTCGCCCGCGGACAGGACTCAGCCGCATTGCTCATGTTCGAGCAGTGCACGCACAACGTCGTGGCCTACAACTCCATGACGCATTCCGGCGACGGCTTGTTCCTCTGGGCCGGGCAGGCAACGATGGATACGGGCCAAGGCGGGTCGAACGACAACGTCTTTCTCGTGAACGACTTCAGCTTCGCCCCCACCAACGGCATGGAGGCCACCTTCAGCCGCAATCAGTTCATCGGCAATCGCGTGGAGGGCAACACGCACGGACTTTGGGGCGGTTACAGCTACGAGTCGTCGGTGATCGGCAACTGCTTCGTGAACAATCGCATCGGTATCGCCGTCGAACACGGCCAGCAGAACACGGTGGGTGCCAACCGATTCGTCGGCGATACGCTCGCCATCCGCCTGTGGGCCGATTCCATCGAGCCGGGCGATTGGGGCTACCCCAAGCATCGCGATACCCGGAGTCGCGCATGGCGCTTCGTCGACAACCGCTTCACGCGGGTGAAAGAACCGTGGCGCATCGCGAACACCGGCGACATCGATAGCGTGCGCAGCGTGGTCGACGACACGGCATCGCAGGCGTGTGATCCCACACGACTCGTGCCCACGACCACGTGGTGGCGCATGCCCAACATCGACCACGCGCCGCTGCGCTGGCCGGTCGCGGCCAATGCGCTGCGCGATCGCGGCGCCATCGTGGTCGATGAGTGGGGGCCGTACGACTGGCAGTCGCCCAAGCTGTGGCCGCTCGACAGCACACATGGCGTGTCGGTGCGGCTGCGCGTGCTCGGCCTCGCGGGGCGTTGGCGTGTGCTGTCCCGTCGCGGCGTCGCCACGCTGTCGGCGACGTCCGGAAACACCGGTGACACGATCGTGGTCACACCGACCGAGTTGCGGCGCGGCGACTGGGAGCTCACGCTCGAGTATCGCGGCGCTGCCACCGTGTCGCCGCGTGGCGTACGCACCGCGCGCAACGTGCCGCAGCGGTTTCGCTACGAGCAGTTCGAACCGCGCACCACGTTCACGCAGCGCGTGTTCGCGTGGAGCGACAGCACCGATCCCGTGAAGCAGCCGGCGGCGTTTGCCGCACTGCTGGCCGGTACGCCGCTCACCACACGCACCGCGTCGCGCATGGACTGGTTCTGGTCGCGTTCGCGCGACGCGCAGATCCCCACGCGACGGATGGCGATGGAGGCCACGGCGACGTACGATCTACCGCCGGGCGCGTACACGCTGCGCGCCCTCAGCGACGACGCTGTTCGTGTGTGGGTGGACGACCGGCTCGTGATCGATCAGTTCACGCTGCACGAAACGATGCCGGGCTACGCGCCGCTCACGGGCGGCGTGCATCGCGTGCGGGCGCAGTACGTACAAAGCGAAGGGTGGACCGAGTTCCGACTTGATGTGGTGCGAGGTGCGGTGCGGCCGAGCTCAGGGTCAGCAGGGCCGCACTGA
- a CDS encoding acetamidase/formamidase family protein, which yields MTVRPIFLLCLGSGLLSTALGAQTKHRLMPTPETVAVGHYWSETKPVLRIKSGDEVTIGTLITSNPTRLEGAGVKPEDVEPALRAITDQVKDRGPGGHILTGPIFVEGAEPGDVLEVRIKKVDLAIPYAYNAFGRTSGFIPEDFPYAKMRIIPLDAKKMMARFAPGIDIPLRPFFGSIGVAPPPSRGRVSSAPPDIHAGNLDNKELVAGTTLFIPVHVPGALLEVGDGHAGQGDGEVDITALETSLTGVLEVIVRKDLKLTWPRGETPTHWITMGADKDLVVATKTALRQAIEFLQTKGLSKDDAYMLTSVACDVRITQLVDGNVGAHVMIPKAIFTKGK from the coding sequence ATGACCGTTCGCCCGATTTTTCTCCTCTGCCTTGGCAGCGGCCTGTTGTCCACCGCGCTCGGCGCGCAGACGAAGCACCGCCTCATGCCCACACCGGAAACGGTGGCCGTCGGGCACTATTGGTCAGAAACCAAGCCGGTGCTGCGCATCAAGTCGGGCGACGAGGTCACGATCGGCACGCTGATCACGTCCAATCCCACGCGATTGGAGGGCGCCGGCGTGAAGCCGGAAGACGTGGAACCGGCCCTGCGCGCGATCACCGATCAGGTGAAGGATCGCGGTCCTGGCGGACACATTCTGACCGGCCCGATTTTCGTGGAAGGGGCCGAGCCGGGCGACGTGCTCGAGGTGCGCATCAAGAAGGTCGACCTGGCGATTCCGTACGCCTACAACGCCTTCGGGCGTACCAGCGGCTTCATTCCGGAAGACTTTCCGTACGCGAAGATGCGCATAATCCCGCTCGACGCGAAGAAGATGATGGCCCGCTTCGCGCCGGGCATCGACATCCCCCTGCGTCCGTTCTTCGGCAGCATCGGTGTGGCCCCGCCACCGTCACGAGGTCGCGTGAGCAGCGCGCCGCCCGATATTCACGCCGGCAATCTGGACAACAAGGAGCTGGTGGCCGGCACGACGTTGTTCATCCCCGTGCACGTACCGGGGGCGCTGCTGGAAGTGGGCGACGGTCACGCCGGACAGGGCGACGGTGAAGTGGACATCACCGCGCTCGAAACGTCGCTGACCGGGGTTCTCGAAGTGATCGTGCGGAAGGACCTGAAGCTCACCTGGCCGCGCGGCGAAACGCCCACGCATTGGATCACGATGGGCGCCGACAAGGACCTCGTGGTCGCCACCAAGACGGCGCTGCGTCAGGCGATCGAGTTCCTGCAAACCAAGGGGCTCTCGAAGGACGACGCCTACATGCTCACGAGCGTCGCGTGCGACGTGCGCATCACGCAGCTGGTAGACGGCAACGTGGGGGCGCACGTCATGATCCCCAAGGCGATCTTCACCAAGGGGAAGTAG
- a CDS encoding sodium:solute symporter family protein has translation MNISWIDWVIAAASILVCFVPALFLAKRSGASTSEFFASGRSVPWWLAGLSMVATTFSSDTPNWVTEQVRRYGVAGNWQWWAFVLTGVATVFFFARLWRRSGVMTDLEFYELRYSGKSASVVRGFRAVYLGLFFNCFIMGMVTLAACKIANILFGLAPWQTIVICGVLNVAFAAHSGLWGVLVIDMIQFFIKMTAVFAAAWFSLVEVGRRLAGEPSGWLGLKLLTERLSTLQVVQSTTANAQPVMSVKDGTGQPILDMLPNFSMSELALMIFILPIAVSWWANWYPGAEPGGGSYIAQRMLASKSEKDSLGGTLFFNIAHYVLRPWPWIITALCSIIVYPDLASIQAAFPNADASLIGHDSAFPAMLKFLPVGFVGLMIGGLLAANSSTILTHLNWGSSYLVHDFYRRFIKKDGSEAHYVNAGRLSTIVLYIVAALLSLTMSSAQQAFQVLLSIGAGTGLLYIARWFWWRVSAWCEIVAMVMSLITSLAVPYFMPGAGFATTTIVQVGITTVAWLITAFVGPTTDRATLIAFVQKVKPVGGGWSELRAAAGVSDADVAQENRIGAAFAGWISGCVVIWSSLFAIGNFLYASGDPSRLKTAWILTAVLAVSGFVLLRVTQQLWTDSTASQAREDARVARG, from the coding sequence ATGAACATCTCCTGGATCGATTGGGTCATCGCGGCGGCCTCCATTCTGGTGTGCTTCGTCCCTGCGCTCTTCCTGGCGAAGCGCTCGGGGGCCAGCACCTCGGAATTCTTTGCCTCGGGTCGCTCGGTACCCTGGTGGCTGGCCGGCTTGTCGATGGTGGCCACGACCTTCTCGTCGGATACGCCGAACTGGGTCACCGAGCAGGTACGCCGCTACGGCGTGGCCGGTAACTGGCAGTGGTGGGCGTTCGTGCTCACCGGCGTGGCCACGGTGTTCTTCTTTGCGCGGTTGTGGCGTCGCTCGGGCGTGATGACCGACCTCGAGTTCTACGAGCTCCGCTACTCGGGGAAGTCGGCGTCGGTGGTGCGCGGCTTTCGCGCGGTGTACCTGGGTCTGTTCTTCAATTGCTTCATCATGGGCATGGTGACGTTGGCGGCGTGCAAGATCGCCAACATCCTGTTTGGCCTCGCGCCGTGGCAGACGATCGTGATCTGCGGCGTGCTCAACGTGGCGTTCGCGGCGCACTCCGGGCTCTGGGGTGTGCTGGTGATCGACATGATCCAGTTCTTCATCAAGATGACGGCGGTGTTCGCGGCCGCGTGGTTCTCGCTGGTGGAAGTCGGTCGCCGTCTGGCCGGTGAGCCCAGTGGCTGGCTCGGTCTCAAGCTCCTCACGGAGCGGTTGTCCACGTTGCAGGTAGTGCAGAGCACGACCGCGAACGCGCAGCCGGTGATGTCGGTGAAGGACGGCACCGGGCAGCCCATTCTCGACATGCTGCCCAACTTCAGCATGTCGGAGTTGGCGCTCATGATCTTCATTCTGCCGATCGCGGTGAGCTGGTGGGCCAACTGGTATCCGGGGGCCGAGCCGGGTGGTGGGTCGTATATCGCGCAGCGGATGTTGGCGTCGAAGTCGGAGAAGGATTCGCTGGGCGGCACGTTGTTCTTCAACATCGCGCACTACGTGCTGCGTCCGTGGCCGTGGATCATCACCGCGCTCTGTTCGATCATCGTGTATCCCGATCTGGCGTCGATCCAGGCCGCGTTTCCGAATGCCGACGCGTCGTTGATCGGTCACGATTCGGCCTTCCCGGCCATGCTCAAATTCCTGCCGGTGGGTTTTGTCGGGCTGATGATCGGTGGATTGTTGGCGGCCAATTCGTCGACGATTCTCACGCACTTGAACTGGGGCTCGTCGTATCTCGTGCACGACTTCTACCGTCGCTTCATCAAGAAGGACGGCAGTGAAGCGCATTACGTGAACGCGGGCCGTCTGTCCACCATCGTGTTGTACATCGTGGCGGCGCTGCTGAGTCTCACGATGAGCTCCGCGCAGCAGGCATTTCAGGTGTTGTTGTCGATTGGTGCGGGCACGGGGCTGCTGTACATCGCGCGCTGGTTCTGGTGGCGCGTGTCGGCGTGGTGTGAGATCGTGGCGATGGTGATGTCGCTGATCACCTCACTCGCCGTACCCTACTTCATGCCCGGCGCCGGCTTCGCCACGACGACAATCGTGCAGGTGGGCATCACCACTGTGGCGTGGTTGATCACGGCGTTCGTGGGTCCCACGACCGATCGCGCCACGCTGATCGCGTTCGTGCAGAAGGTGAAGCCGGTGGGTGGCGGGTGGAGCGAATTGCGTGCGGCGGCGGGTGTTTCCGACGCCGACGTGGCGCAGGAGAATCGCATCGGCGCCGCGTTCGCGGGGTGGATCTCGGGGTGCGTCGTGATCTGGTCGTCGCTGTTCGCGATCGGCAACTTCCTGTACGCGTCGGGCGATCCGTCACGGTTGAAGACCGCGTGGATCCTGACTGCGGTGCTGGCCGTGAGCGGGTTCGTGCTGTTGCGGGTGACGCAGCAATTGTGGACCGACAGTACGGCGTCGCAGGCGCGGGAAGACGCGCGGGTGGCGCGGGGGTAG
- a CDS encoding IS110 family transposase gives MFVGIDVAKAELVISVLPSAERFTVENDERGVRTLVQRVASNRPQLIVLEATGGYELLAVAALAAASLPVVVVNPRQVRDFAKATGQLAKTDRIDADILARFADVVRPEVRLIPDAAAHELDALLTRRRQLLEMLQAERNRVGQVFGTGKKQVRKSLKSHITFLERELRSTDTDLGEMVRQSPVWRERDELLRSVPGVGPVLSRTLLADLPELGRLSRRAIAKLVGVAPLSRDSGTMRGRRFVQGGRATVRGVLYMAALVASRRNTVIREFYLRLVAAGKPKKLALVACMRKLLTILNTMMRTKTTWSAKAATAILVVA, from the coding sequence ATGTTTGTCGGCATCGATGTGGCGAAAGCCGAGTTGGTGATCAGCGTGCTGCCGAGTGCAGAGCGATTCACCGTGGAGAACGATGAACGGGGCGTGCGTACGTTAGTGCAGCGCGTCGCCTCGAACAGACCGCAGTTGATCGTGCTGGAGGCGACCGGCGGATACGAGCTGCTCGCCGTTGCCGCGCTCGCCGCGGCGTCACTGCCCGTGGTGGTGGTGAATCCACGCCAGGTGCGGGACTTTGCGAAGGCGACGGGGCAGCTGGCGAAAACAGATCGCATTGACGCCGACATCCTCGCGCGCTTCGCCGACGTCGTCCGACCGGAAGTGCGCCTCATTCCGGACGCCGCCGCGCACGAGCTGGATGCGCTGCTTACGCGACGGCGGCAGCTGTTGGAGATGCTGCAGGCGGAGCGCAATCGCGTGGGCCAAGTGTTCGGCACGGGCAAAAAGCAGGTGCGCAAAAGTCTCAAGTCGCACATCACATTCCTTGAGCGCGAGTTGCGCTCGACGGACACGGATCTTGGCGAGATGGTGCGGCAGAGTCCCGTCTGGCGTGAGCGCGATGAGCTCCTGCGCAGTGTGCCCGGTGTCGGCCCCGTGCTGTCACGGACGCTCCTCGCGGACCTACCAGAACTCGGTCGCTTGTCCCGTCGCGCCATTGCGAAGCTCGTCGGCGTTGCACCACTGAGTCGAGACTCCGGCACCATGCGGGGTCGTCGATTCGTGCAAGGCGGTCGCGCGACGGTGCGTGGTGTGCTGTACATGGCGGCCCTCGTCGCTAGCCGTCGCAACACGGTCATTCGCGAGTTCTACCTGCGATTGGTCGCCGCCGGAAAGCCCAAGAAGCTCGCGCTCGTCGCGTGTATGCGGAAACTGCTCACCATCCTCAATACGATGATGCGAACCAAAACCACGTGGAGCGCGAAAGCCGCGACAGCGATACTCGTAGTCGCTTGA
- a CDS encoding BrnT family toxin translates to MTFEWDAAKSTRNLSQRGFDFEFATLVFRGPHVEVDDTRRDYGERRVIALGVADGIPLTIVYTDRVD, encoded by the coding sequence GTGACTTTCGAGTGGGACGCCGCCAAGAGCACCCGCAATCTGTCGCAGCGCGGATTCGATTTTGAATTCGCGACGTTGGTCTTTCGGGGACCGCATGTCGAAGTCGATGACACGCGCCGTGATTACGGCGAGCGCCGCGTCATCGCCCTTGGTGTGGCGGACGGTATCCCGCTGACGATCGTTTATACCGATCGCGTGGATTAG